The Nodosilinea sp. PGN35 genome has a window encoding:
- a CDS encoding TetR/AcrR family transcriptional regulator yields the protein MRWSLGWAGRYPEWVDWRDEATLATKGQSSVRQTRDAEATKAEILAAAEEEFARFGFAGAKTDAIAARTGVTKAMIYYYFGSKDELYKAVLERPAADFANAFGDLDLEHLPPEEALKTVIRVAIAHEMSHPYYGRILLHEAMENQGKYFHLTGWDNPINRVVALVERGIEDGRFRPVDPWLVVNHTMGICTFYFNAQPNMRNVRPEFEWFTPEAIERFTESAIALVLAGIKADA from the coding sequence TTGCGGTGGTCGCTGGGCTGGGCCGGGCGGTATCCTGAGTGGGTAGATTGGCGGGATGAAGCGACATTGGCGACAAAGGGGCAATCTTCAGTTCGGCAGACCCGAGATGCCGAGGCGACCAAAGCGGAAATTTTGGCGGCGGCAGAAGAGGAGTTCGCCCGCTTCGGGTTTGCAGGAGCCAAAACGGATGCGATCGCGGCCCGCACCGGCGTCACCAAGGCCATGATCTACTACTACTTTGGCAGTAAAGACGAGCTGTACAAGGCGGTGCTAGAACGACCCGCCGCAGATTTTGCCAACGCCTTTGGAGACCTAGACCTGGAGCACCTGCCCCCGGAAGAGGCGCTGAAGACCGTGATTCGGGTGGCGATCGCCCACGAAATGAGCCATCCCTACTACGGTCGAATCTTGCTGCACGAGGCGATGGAGAACCAGGGGAAGTACTTTCACCTGACAGGGTGGGATAACCCCATCAATCGGGTGGTAGCGCTCGTGGAGCGGGGCATTGAAGATGGCAGGTTTCGTCCGGTCGATCCCTGGCTGGTGGTGAACCACACGATGGGGATTTGCACGTTTTACTTCAATGCTCAGCCCAATATGCGAAACGTGCGGCCTGAATTTGAGTGGTTTACGCCGGAGGCGATCGAGCGGTTTACTGAATCTGCGATCGCCCTAGTGCTGGCAGGTATTAAAGCCGACGCTTAG
- the psbA gene encoding photosystem II q(b) protein, translating into MTTLLQRRDSASLWEQFCSWVVSTENRLYVGWFGVLMIPTLLTATTCFVLAFIAAPPVDIDGIREPVAGSLMYGNNIISGAVVPSSNAIGLHFYPVWEAASLDEWLYNGGPYQLIIFHFLLGVFAYMGREWELSYRLGMRPWICVAYSAPVAAATAVFLVYPLGQGSFSDGMPLGISGTFNFMLVFQAEHNILMHPFHMLGVAGVFGGALFSAMHGSLVTSSLVRETTEIESQNYGYKFGQEEETYNIIAAHGYFGRLVGRTNEVILGVNANSRSLHFLLAAWPVIGIWFTALGISTMAFNLNGFNFNQSVLDSQGRVIATWADVINRANLGMEVMHERNAHNFPLDLAFGEATPVALSQVDVIR; encoded by the coding sequence ATGACAACTCTCTTGCAGCGGCGCGACAGCGCCAGTCTGTGGGAGCAGTTTTGCAGCTGGGTCGTCAGCACCGAAAACCGCCTCTACGTGGGCTGGTTCGGCGTGCTGATGATTCCCACCCTGCTGACTGCGACCACCTGTTTTGTCCTTGCCTTCATTGCCGCCCCGCCAGTGGATATCGACGGCATTCGCGAGCCTGTGGCAGGCTCCTTGATGTATGGCAACAACATCATTTCGGGGGCGGTGGTGCCTTCCTCTAACGCCATTGGCCTGCACTTTTACCCAGTTTGGGAAGCGGCTTCGCTGGATGAATGGCTCTACAACGGCGGCCCCTACCAGCTGATCATCTTCCACTTTTTGCTGGGGGTGTTTGCCTACATGGGCCGCGAGTGGGAACTCAGCTATCGCCTGGGCATGCGCCCCTGGATCTGTGTGGCCTACTCTGCCCCGGTGGCGGCGGCGACGGCAGTGTTTCTGGTCTATCCCCTGGGTCAGGGCTCGTTTTCGGACGGCATGCCCCTGGGCATTTCTGGCACCTTCAATTTCATGCTGGTGTTTCAGGCCGAGCACAACATTCTGATGCACCCGTTCCATATGCTGGGGGTGGCCGGAGTGTTTGGCGGAGCGCTGTTCTCCGCCATGCATGGCTCGCTGGTGACCTCCAGTTTGGTGCGGGAGACCACCGAAATCGAGTCCCAAAACTACGGCTACAAATTCGGTCAGGAAGAAGAAACCTACAACATCATCGCCGCCCACGGCTACTTTGGCCGGTTGGTGGGACGCACCAATGAGGTCATCCTCGGCGTCAACGCCAACAGCCGCAGCCTGCACTTTTTGCTGGCGGCCTGGCCAGTAATCGGCATCTGGTTTACCGCACTGGGCATCAGCACGATGGCGTTTAACCTGAATGGGTTTAACTTCAACCAGTCGGTGCTAGATTCTCAAGGGCGAGTGATTGCCACCTGGGCCGATGTGATCAACCGGGCAAACCTGGGCATGGAGGTAATGCACGAGCGCAACGCCCACAACTTCCCGCTGGATCTGGCTTTTGGTGAGGCAACCCCTGTGGCACTGAGCCAGGTGGATGTGATTCGCTAG
- a CDS encoding shikimate kinase, translating to MTSPNSSDIILIGPIGTGKSTVGSRLAARLNLPQCSMDEYRWSYYQEIGYDEELANHKRQTEGFWGIYQYWKPFEAYAVKRLLSEHKNCVIDYGAGHSVYEDDALFQDIQQVLAPYSNIILLLPSPDLDESIQILNERNQYVSDGSLNINEHFVRHPSNYRLAKFTVYTKAKAPEETCREILELVGVA from the coding sequence ATGACGAGCCCCAACTCATCAGATATCATTCTCATTGGTCCGATTGGTACAGGAAAGTCTACGGTTGGCTCACGGCTGGCGGCCCGGCTGAATCTTCCTCAATGCTCAATGGATGAGTATCGATGGAGCTATTATCAAGAGATTGGCTATGACGAAGAATTAGCTAATCACAAGCGGCAAACGGAAGGTTTCTGGGGAATCTATCAGTACTGGAAACCTTTTGAAGCGTACGCAGTTAAGAGATTGCTGTCGGAACACAAAAACTGTGTAATTGATTATGGGGCGGGGCATTCTGTTTATGAGGATGATGCCCTATTTCAAGACATTCAACAGGTTCTAGCGCCTTATTCAAACATTATCCTTTTATTGCCTTCGCCAGACTTAGATGAATCAATACAAATTTTGAATGAGCGAAATCAGTATGTATCTGACGGCAGCTTGAATATTAACGAGCATTTTGTGAGACATCCTTCAAACTATAGGCTCGCGAAGTTTACGGTGTACACAAAAGCAAAAGCACCTGAAGAAACTTGCAGGGAGATTTTAGAACTGGTGGGCGTCGCATAG
- a CDS encoding MarR family winged helix-turn-helix transcriptional regulator, producing the protein MPEPSANADFLAQWRFALAPYNLGYKVKLTSQLMYRAFQERLEPHGLTPFHYLVLCCLWEEDGLSTSGIADKLKQLGATLTGVVDRMESRNLVYRERDPSDRRIVRIWLTEEGRQLMQVLLPLGAEVIEQATANLSKPDQETLLRLLDQVAQNLL; encoded by the coding sequence ATGCCCGAGCCTTCTGCCAATGCTGATTTTCTTGCCCAGTGGCGATTTGCCCTGGCCCCGTATAACCTGGGCTACAAAGTCAAACTCACTTCTCAGCTCATGTATCGGGCATTCCAGGAACGGCTGGAACCCCACGGGCTAACCCCCTTTCACTACCTGGTGCTGTGCTGCCTGTGGGAAGAGGACGGCCTCTCCACCTCGGGCATTGCCGACAAGCTCAAGCAACTGGGCGCAACCCTCACGGGCGTTGTCGATCGCATGGAAAGCCGTAACCTGGTCTACCGCGAACGGGACCCCAGCGATCGCCGCATTGTCCGGATCTGGCTCACCGAGGAAGGCAGGCAGCTGATGCAGGTGCTGCTACCCCTGGGGGCGGAGGTGATCGAGCAAGCCACGGCAAATCTCTCAAAGCCAGACCAGGAAACCCTTTTGCGGCTGTTAGACCAGGTGGCTCAAAACCTGTTGTGA
- a CDS encoding nuclear transport factor 2 family protein produces the protein MDTSAPLRPTDPEIEAHIRDQEARLYAAMLASDVAELDALVADDLLFVGPTGDLATKEMDLDLHRTGGTRFHEFVPKSLDIRVWSDHFAFATAKIYLKGEFLGNAFAGDYCYTRVWRNGDKGWQIAGGSVSAVG, from the coding sequence ATGGATACCAGCGCCCCATTAAGACCCACGGACCCTGAAATCGAAGCCCATATTCGTGACCAGGAAGCGCGACTGTATGCCGCCATGCTGGCCTCAGATGTGGCCGAGCTAGATGCGCTGGTTGCCGACGATCTGCTGTTTGTGGGGCCAACCGGGGATTTGGCCACCAAGGAGATGGATCTGGACCTGCACCGCACCGGAGGCACTCGGTTTCACGAGTTCGTGCCCAAATCGTTAGACATTCGCGTTTGGAGCGACCACTTCGCCTTCGCCACCGCCAAAATCTACTTGAAAGGCGAGTTCTTAGGCAATGCCTTCGCCGGAGACTATTGCTACACGAGGGTCTGGCGCAACGGAGACAAGGGCTGGCAGATTGCGGGGGGCAGCGTCAGTGCCGTGGGCTGA
- a CDS encoding MarR family winged helix-turn-helix transcriptional regulator, which produces MTQTYDTALRPTSLVVNQFTLLVAIQLCEPLSITQLAEALFADQTTTTRNVKLLEKQGFVAIAPGGDRRVKLVSLTAKGNTVLTEALPLWEQVQADLRQRFGDEKWQTLLSLLSEVTTLA; this is translated from the coding sequence TTGACCCAGACGTACGACACGGCACTGCGCCCCACGAGCCTGGTGGTCAACCAGTTTACGCTGCTTGTGGCCATTCAGCTATGTGAACCGCTGTCTATCACCCAGCTGGCTGAGGCGCTGTTTGCGGACCAAACGACGACGACGCGAAATGTGAAGCTGCTAGAAAAACAGGGATTCGTGGCGATCGCCCCCGGGGGCGATCGTCGGGTCAAGCTGGTTTCTCTGACGGCGAAAGGAAACACCGTTCTGACGGAGGCATTACCCCTGTGGGAGCAGGTACAAGCAGACCTCAGACAACGCTTTGGCGACGAGAAATGGCAGACCCTGCTCTCCCTGCTATCGGAGGTGACCACCCTGGCTTGA
- a CDS encoding NmrA family NAD(P)-binding protein produces MATVNHFPKILVTGATGKTGSAVVAQLCENGWPVRAMVRARDARSQRLESLGAETVVADMFDPNQVLDAMQGTRRAYYCPPLHPYMIQSAAAFVAAARQSKLEAIVGLSQWLASPNHPSLHTRQLWLVEQMLSDLPGVAHVTLNPGYFADNYLRLLDFAALLGVFPILTGHSRNAPPSNEDIARVAVALLMDPEGHAGRSYRPTGPQLISAYEMVPIIRKVLRSPVLAINLPLWMFLRTARLQGVSAFELSSFRYYLEDHKQGAFELGAPTDVVQTLTGQPPETFETTVRRYAALPFARRTFANRLRAFINFNRVPFTPGYNLDRFEREQFHPRPPVPQLAMGDLQWQASHSS; encoded by the coding sequence ATGGCGACGGTGAATCATTTCCCCAAAATTCTGGTGACGGGGGCGACGGGTAAAACGGGCAGCGCGGTGGTGGCCCAACTGTGTGAAAACGGTTGGCCGGTACGGGCCATGGTGCGGGCGCGAGATGCTCGCAGCCAACGACTTGAGAGCCTGGGTGCAGAAACGGTCGTTGCCGATATGTTCGATCCCAATCAGGTGCTCGACGCTATGCAGGGAACCCGGCGCGCCTACTATTGCCCACCGTTACACCCGTACATGATTCAAAGTGCGGCTGCATTCGTAGCGGCGGCCCGCCAGTCAAAGCTCGAAGCGATTGTGGGGCTGAGCCAGTGGCTGGCCAGTCCGAATCATCCCTCGCTGCACACGCGCCAGCTGTGGCTGGTTGAGCAAATGCTGTCTGATCTTCCTGGTGTCGCCCATGTGACGCTCAATCCGGGTTACTTTGCCGATAACTATTTGCGACTGCTCGACTTCGCCGCCTTGCTGGGGGTCTTCCCCATTTTGACCGGCCACAGCCGCAATGCCCCGCCCTCCAACGAAGATATTGCCCGCGTAGCCGTTGCTCTGCTGATGGACCCCGAAGGTCATGCTGGCCGCAGCTATCGCCCCACAGGCCCCCAGCTGATCTCGGCCTACGAGATGGTTCCCATCATCCGAAAGGTGCTGAGAAGTCCGGTCTTGGCGATCAACCTGCCGCTGTGGATGTTCTTGAGAACGGCCCGCTTGCAGGGAGTTTCTGCTTTTGAGCTGAGCAGTTTTCGCTACTACCTCGAAGACCACAAGCAAGGGGCCTTTGAGCTGGGGGCACCGACGGATGTGGTCCAAACCCTGACGGGGCAACCCCCAGAGACGTTCGAAACCACGGTGCGGCGCTATGCGGCATTGCCCTTTGCCCGCAGGACCTTTGCCAATCGGCTGCGCGCCTTCATCAACTTCAACCGGGTTCCCTTCACGCCTGGGTACAACCTGGATCGCTTTGAGCGAGAGCAGTTTCATCCCAGACCTCCTGTACCGCAGTTGGCCATGGGAGATCTCCAGTGGCAGGCCAGCCACAGCTCGTAG
- a CDS encoding SCP2 sterol-binding domain-containing protein has protein sequence MAQFDHHPTVRRWREQAADVPSTPTVPLNSEALRSLCLEAGADDVGFVELDRPAMADQRADILRAFPATQTLISFVTQMNRENIRTPVRSAANLKFHANYDHANEVARKIVKMLESTGIRGMIPGASFPMEMDQFPGKIWVVSHKPVAVAAGLGHMGIHRLVIHPKFGNFIALGTILIDAAVTECTYPIDYNPCLECKLCVAACPVGAIGADGHFNFSACYTHNYREFMSGFTSWAETVADSKSASAYRQKVNDSESASMWQSLSFNAQYKAAYCMAACPAGEDVIAPFLRDRKAFVREVVKPLQDKAETIYVVPGSDAETYVPKRFPHKRVKRVSSGIRSTSIQGFLFGLPLLFQRHQSEGLNAVYHFTFTGAEPRQATVVIQHKTLRVEEGHLGQASLSVIADSQTWLRFLAKEQNIVLALVRRKIRIRGPLKLLQAFGRCFPS, from the coding sequence ATGGCTCAATTTGACCATCACCCGACCGTTAGACGGTGGCGCGAACAGGCCGCAGATGTCCCGTCTACCCCAACTGTCCCGCTAAATTCAGAGGCGTTGCGATCGCTCTGCCTAGAGGCGGGGGCCGATGATGTGGGTTTCGTGGAGCTTGACCGACCGGCCATGGCCGATCAGCGGGCCGACATTTTGAGAGCCTTTCCAGCCACCCAGACCCTGATTAGTTTTGTTACCCAAATGAATCGGGAAAATATTCGCACACCGGTTCGCTCTGCGGCCAATTTGAAATTCCATGCCAACTACGACCACGCCAATGAGGTGGCCCGCAAGATTGTCAAAATGCTGGAGTCTACTGGCATTCGGGGCATGATTCCGGGGGCCAGTTTTCCAATGGAAATGGATCAATTTCCGGGCAAGATTTGGGTGGTGTCCCATAAGCCGGTCGCCGTTGCCGCCGGATTGGGACACATGGGCATTCATCGGCTGGTGATTCATCCCAAGTTTGGCAATTTCATCGCCCTGGGCACCATTTTGATCGATGCGGCGGTGACGGAATGCACCTACCCAATTGACTACAATCCCTGCCTGGAGTGCAAGCTATGCGTGGCGGCCTGTCCTGTTGGGGCGATTGGGGCAGATGGCCACTTTAATTTCTCCGCCTGTTACACCCATAACTACCGGGAATTTATGAGCGGATTCACCAGCTGGGCAGAAACGGTTGCGGATAGTAAAAGCGCCTCTGCCTATCGGCAAAAGGTGAACGATTCAGAATCGGCGTCCATGTGGCAAAGTTTGTCGTTTAATGCCCAGTATAAAGCGGCCTACTGTATGGCCGCCTGCCCCGCTGGGGAGGATGTGATTGCTCCATTTTTGCGCGATCGCAAAGCGTTTGTTCGCGAGGTCGTAAAACCGCTGCAAGATAAAGCAGAAACCATCTATGTAGTACCTGGCTCAGATGCCGAAACCTATGTGCCAAAACGCTTTCCTCACAAAAGAGTAAAACGGGTGAGTAGCGGCATTCGCTCAACGTCCATTCAGGGGTTTTTGTTTGGCCTTCCCCTGCTCTTTCAGCGCCATCAGTCAGAGGGGCTGAACGCGGTATATCACTTTACGTTTACAGGAGCTGAACCCCGTCAAGCTACCGTAGTGATTCAACATAAAACACTACGTGTTGAAGAGGGGCATCTTGGCCAAGCCAGTCTTTCGGTCATCGCCGACAGTCAAACCTGGCTGAGGTTTCTGGCAAAGGAGCAGAATATCGTTTTGGCGCTCGTGCGGCGCAAAATCCGGATTCGGGGTCCGCTGAAATTGCTTCAAGCCTTTGGCCGGTGTTTCCCCTCATAG
- a CDS encoding TetR/AcrR family transcriptional regulator: MGRPPKEKSLSRQAVVAAAIRCIDQDGADALGVSRVARSLGIKPPAIYKHLESGAALQQETAIELWRQYLVDCDRVMGDRPITTDLLKQIGHFTRDFAKAHPARYQVMMQVQLSPSDPKAGAVIRDLLGFLQRALSAYDLTETQLIDVMRMFNAAIYGFIAIEQKGLMTLGRSVDESYDVMLEALIAGVLYEGKHRPKA; encoded by the coding sequence ATGGGCCGTCCGCCAAAAGAAAAGTCGTTATCCCGGCAGGCTGTAGTCGCCGCCGCTATCCGCTGCATTGATCAGGATGGAGCCGATGCCCTGGGGGTGAGCCGGGTGGCGCGATCGCTGGGCATCAAGCCGCCAGCGATCTACAAGCACCTGGAGAGTGGGGCCGCCCTGCAGCAGGAGACAGCCATCGAACTCTGGCGACAGTACCTGGTGGACTGCGATCGGGTGATGGGCGATCGCCCCATCACCACCGATCTGCTCAAACAGATCGGCCACTTCACCCGCGACTTTGCCAAAGCCCACCCCGCCCGCTACCAGGTGATGATGCAGGTGCAGCTAAGCCCCAGCGACCCCAAGGCAGGAGCGGTGATTCGAGATTTGCTGGGCTTTTTGCAGCGAGCTTTGAGCGCCTACGATTTAACTGAAACGCAGCTCATTGACGTAATGCGAATGTTCAATGCGGCAATTTATGGGTTCATCGCCATTGAGCAGAAGGGATTGATGACGCTGGGGCGATCGGTTGACGAGAGCTACGACGTGATGCTGGAGGCGCTGATTGCAGGTGTGCTCTATGAGGGGAAACACCGGCCAAAGGCTTGA
- a CDS encoding amidase, whose product MSDLVFRPAHELAQMIRDHEISAVEVLDAYLMQIARHNSKLHAICTLDEDKARTRARQADEALASGERWGPLHGVPVTIKDIFETAGLRTTAGYIPLKNYVPKEDATAVARLRNAGAAILGKTNMAELAGDYQSTNSLFPRVNNPWNVDYTPGGSSGGSAAAVAAGLSPLDLGNDIAGSVRQPAHFCGVYGLKPTHRRISTAGTIPEVPGMPHCLRQMMTVGCFARSLDDIRLCFSLIAGADHRRPEVPPVPLDVPSGKELQQLKIAWIDQWPEVLVNEEIRSRMHAVAQNLENAGAQIESWMPQDFDLSQILNLYGKLAAYINLYAQPVDRYNIRRSFTQIWRTATQGDRTLRRLGDFSRLLPELLNPSLKGYFEVLTERDRFTVQLDAALEPWDVWLTPVAATVAFTHRPAWSAVEVDGTPYPHAVANGAYAMPFNLSGHPAVVIPVGQTQAGLPIGLQIVGKRWREMELLAIAQQLDRIVGEFRLPPSC is encoded by the coding sequence ATGAGTGATTTGGTATTTCGACCCGCCCATGAACTGGCGCAGATGATTCGCGATCACGAAATCTCCGCCGTTGAAGTGCTCGACGCCTACCTCATGCAGATTGCTCGACACAATTCAAAGCTGCACGCCATCTGCACCCTGGACGAAGACAAGGCCCGCACCCGTGCCCGGCAAGCCGACGAAGCCCTGGCCAGTGGCGAACGTTGGGGGCCGCTACACGGCGTTCCCGTCACCATTAAAGACATTTTTGAAACCGCCGGACTCCGCACCACCGCAGGCTACATTCCCCTGAAGAACTATGTGCCAAAGGAAGATGCTACTGCTGTTGCACGACTGCGGAATGCTGGAGCCGCCATCCTGGGCAAAACCAACATGGCGGAACTGGCGGGAGATTACCAGAGCACCAATTCGCTGTTCCCTCGCGTCAACAATCCCTGGAACGTAGACTACACCCCTGGCGGCAGCTCTGGCGGGAGTGCGGCAGCCGTCGCCGCTGGCCTCTCGCCCCTGGACCTCGGCAACGACATCGCCGGGTCCGTGCGGCAACCCGCCCACTTTTGCGGCGTGTACGGACTGAAACCGACGCATCGCCGCATTTCCACGGCTGGCACCATTCCCGAAGTGCCGGGAATGCCCCACTGTCTCAGGCAGATGATGACAGTGGGTTGTTTTGCGCGATCGCTCGATGACATTCGGCTGTGCTTTTCACTGATCGCTGGAGCCGACCATCGCCGCCCTGAGGTTCCTCCGGTGCCGTTGGATGTGCCTTCAGGGAAAGAGTTGCAGCAGCTCAAAATCGCCTGGATCGATCAGTGGCCAGAAGTCCTGGTTAACGAGGAAATTCGCAGTCGGATGCACGCCGTGGCGCAGAACCTGGAGAACGCCGGGGCTCAGATCGAATCCTGGATGCCCCAAGACTTTGACCTCTCCCAGATTCTTAACTTGTATGGAAAACTGGCGGCCTATATCAACCTTTATGCACAGCCCGTCGATCGCTACAACATTCGCCGTAGCTTTACGCAAATCTGGCGCACAGCAACTCAGGGCGATCGCACGCTCCGCCGATTAGGCGACTTCAGCCGCCTGCTGCCCGAGTTGCTGAATCCCAGCTTGAAAGGGTATTTTGAGGTGCTGACGGAGCGCGATCGCTTCACCGTCCAGCTCGATGCCGCCCTAGAACCGTGGGATGTCTGGCTGACTCCGGTGGCAGCAACGGTCGCTTTTACCCATCGCCCCGCCTGGAGTGCGGTTGAAGTAGACGGTACCCCCTATCCCCATGCCGTGGCGAATGGAGCCTATGCCATGCCCTTTAATCTGAGTGGTCATCCGGCGGTGGTGATTCCGGTTGGTCAAACTCAAGCGGGCTTGCCCATTGGATTGCAGATTGTGGGGAAACGATGGCGCGAGATGGAGTTGTTGGCGATCGCTCAGCAGCTTGACCGTATTGTTGGTGAATTTCGGCTCCCGCCCAGCTGTTAA